Sequence from the Hamadaea flava genome:
CGTCCTCGGCGTCGGGCGACTGCGTCTCCACGGTCGCGGTCGGCTTGGCGACGTAGCCGGAGACGAAGGGCGCCACGGTGACCGCCGTCTCGGGCACGGCGGCGGCCTGCGTACGCCGGTGTACCCCGGACACGTACGCGGCGCGGAACCGGATGAACGCCTCGACACCGAACTTGAGGAACCCGTGGCCGGGCGCCCGGGGCAGCTCGTACGCGTCGGTGACACCGAGCACGGCGCGACTCTCCATCGGGGAGAACGTCCGCAGACCGATGCGATAGGACAGATGCGTGTCGAGACCCCGCAACCGGCCCTCTTCAAGCCGCTGGCTGGCCAGCAGCAGGTGTACGCCCAGCGACCGCCCGAGTCGTCCGATCTGGACGAACATGTCGATGAAATCGGGCTTGGCCGACAGCAGTTCGGAGAACTCGTCGCAGACGATCAGCAGGCTGGGCACCGGTTCCAGCGGTACGCCAGCCAGCCGGGCCCGTTCGTAGTCGCGCAGGGAGGCGTAGTTGCCCGCCCGGCGCAGCAGCTCCTGACGGCGTACGAGTTCGCCGTTGATCGCGTCGGTCATGCGGTCGACCAGCGGAAGCTCGTCGGCCAGGTTGGTGATGACCGCGCTGGTATGCGGCAGCAGGTCGAGCTTGGTGAAGGTCGCGCCGCCCTTGAAGTCGACGAGGACGAAGTTCAGGATCTCCGGAGGATGTGTCACGGCGAGCGCCAGCACCATCGTGCGTAGCAGCTCGGACTTGCCGGAGCCGGTCGCGCCGATGAGCAGCCCGTGCGGGCCCATGCCGTCCTGGGCCGACTCCTTGAGGTCCAGCTCGATCCGCTCGCCTTCGGGACCGACGCCGATCGGCACCCGCAGCCGCTGCCGGTTGGGCCGGGGCTGCCAGGTCACCTCCGGGTCGAGCGCGTACGGGTCGGGGATGTCGAGCAGGTCGGTCAGGTCGTGGGTGAACGTCATCGCCTGCTCACCCGAGCTGGCCCGGGCGAGCCGCAGCGGCGACAGCTGGTGTGCCAGGCACTCCGACACGACCAGGGGCAGGTCGTCGGCGTACCCGAGGACCTGGGAGCCGGCGTGCGTGGTGGCGGTCAACCGGCCATCCGCGCCGACCTTGAGCACCAGGGTGCTGCGGTCGGGGTGGCGGGGCGGCTCCCCGCCGATCCAGACGACCGTCGCGCCTTCCACTCCGCCGTCGGCGGCCAGATGGTCGGAACCGGCGGTCTCAGCGCCGTCCACGACGACGAGCACATGCGGGCCGTCGATGCTGACCTCGGTCGCCGCCGGGTTGAACCGCGGCCGGGTCGACAGCGTCTCCTCCAGCATCGCCTCCAGCGCCGCCAGCGACGTGGTGACCAGCCGCAGCGCGCCCAGCGCGTCGGTGTTCTCCGGATGCGCCGCGTGCGGCAGCCACTTGACCCACTCCCAGAGGAACCTCGACTTGTCCCCGGCGCAGGCCCCGATCAGCAGGTCGTCGGGCGCGTGGAAGAACGCGGCCTGGGCGACGATCGCCCGCGCCACGTGCCGGGCCTGCTCCAGATCGCCGTGCAGGTGGACCGAGGCGAACCCGTCGAGCGCCACGACGATGGGCAGCTGGTCGACCTGCCGATAGGTGCTCAGGAACCGACGCAGGGCGCCCGCACTGACCGGCTCGGCCTTCTCCACCGGCACGAACGGCGGGGGCACCAGCGGCGTGGCGAGGTCCCGCGCCCCGAGGCCGAGGCGTACCTGGCCGAAGTCGGGATCGGCCGCCCGCCGCTCCCACAGCCTCGAACTGTCCACAAGCGACCACAGCAGGCCCGGTTCGGGATGGCGGAAGTACTCCGCCGCCCGCTGCGTCCGGATCGCCGAGCGCACCGTCCGGCGTACGCCCGCCAGCTCGAAGAGGTAACCGCGCCGCAGCTTGGTCATCTCACCCTTGCTGCTGCCGGCGAAGCGGGAGAACTGCGTACCCACCATGCCCAGCATCGCCACGCCGAGCAGGCCGCCGGTGATGATGCGCAGGATGCCGCCGGAGTTGCCCGCGAACAGCAGCATCATCGCCACCGCCCCGGCCATCATCGGCAGGATCATCATCATCCGGGCGCCCATGCCGCCCTCGGGCTCAGGGATCTCGGACGGAGGTTCCAGGACGATCTCGCCGGCGGGGAAGGGAGGTGCGTTCCGCCGCGGCCGGCGCATCCGGATCGTGGTCGCCACCGGCACATGATAGTGACGAGGGGACCGATCTTGTCTATTGTGAACGCCGTTGCCGGGGAGGACGGTCCATGGTGGAACAGACAGGACTGGCGCGGATCATCGTCATCGCCCCGCATCGGCGGGTGGAGATGGCGGTCCCCGAACACGTCCCCCTTGCCGGCGTGCTCCCGGCGGTGCTCCGGCACGCGGGTCGCACCCTGGCCGAGGACGGTGTCGACCACGGCGGCTGGGTGCTGCGGCGGGTCGACGGCGGCCGGCTCGACCCGGCCCGGTCGCTGGCCGCGCAGGAGGTCTTCGACGGCGAAACCCTCGTCCTCGCGCCCCGGAACCAGCACTGGCCCGAGCCCGCCTTCGACGACGTGGCCGAGGCCATCGCCGAACGGGCCGGCCGGCTCGGTCTGGTGTGGAGCGCCGGGGCCACCGTGCGCGCCGGGTGGTGGGCCGCCGCCGTCGTGCTCGCCGCCGGCCTCATACTGACCGCGGTCACCCCGGCGAGCTGGCAGTCCGGCCTGGCCGCCCTGGCCGTGGCGGCCGTCCTGCTCGGCGCGGCGGTGATCGACGAGCGGCTCGATCCGGGTGCCTCGGCGGCCCGCCTGACCGCCCCGTTCGCCATGCTTTACGCCGCGCTCGGTGCGGTCCTGGTCAGCGCGCCCAGCCCCGACGACCTGTTGCGCCCCTGGCCGCTGACCGCCGGGCTCGCCGGGCTGCTGCTCGCCGCCGCGATCGGCCGGGCGCTGATCCGTGACGACGTCTTCTTCACCGCCGGAGCCACCTTCGGCGCCTGCCTCGGCATCGTCGCGCTGCTCAACGCGACCGAGATGGCCACTGTGGAGGGATCGGCCGCTGTCGTGGGTGGACTGACCGCGATGACGCTGATGACGGTCCCCCGGTGGGCGATGGCCGTCGGCGGTGTGCCGACCCCACCCGTGCCCACCCTGACCGGTCAGGCCGAGGCCGCCAACCCGCCCGCCGACGTGCTCAACGAAGCGGTCCGGCGCTCGGATCGCCTGCTCACCGGTCTGCTCGGCGGCGCGTGCGCCACCCTCGCCGCGTGCGTACTGCTCCTGATGGCCCACCCCAGCCCCAGCGGGGTCGCGCTGATCGGAGCGCTCGGGCTCATCTGCGCGCTGCGATCCCGGGCTTTCGCCGCTGTCCGGCATCGCGTACCGCTGCTGGCCGTGGGGCTGCTGTCTGTCGTGAGTCTCCTTTGGTACGCCTGGAGCAGCATCGGCGGCACCGCGGGCGCGACCGCGGCGGTGGTGGCCGCCGGGCTGACCTTCGCGCTCGCGGCGCTCGCGGCCGGACGGCGGTTCTCCCGGCGCACGCCGTCGCCGCATCTCGGGCGGCTGGGCGACTGGTCGGCCTTCCTGGCGACGGCCGCGGTGCCGATCCTGGCCGCGCTCGTCCTCGGTCTGTTCGGCTTCATGCGTGGACTGGGCGGCTGACGATGCTCAGCCGACGCGATCTGATCCAGTCCCGGCAGTACCTGCACCAGCGCCAGATCAAGGCGATGGTGGCGCACCGGCCCGATCCGCTCGACTGGGCGGGCCGCGCGGCGGGCGGGACTATCTTCGCCGGCATCATGCTGCTGGCGATCGCGCTCGGCGCGACCGCCGTCATCGGCCTGATCTTCCCCAGCGGCAGCAAGGCTTGGCAGAGCTGCGAGTCGGTGATCGTCGAGAAGGAATCGGGCGCGCCCTACGTGTGCGATCTGGCGTCCCGGACGCTCTACCCGGTGGCGAACTACGCCTCGGCCGCCCTGATCCTGGGTCGCAGCGACTCGGTGAAGGTCGCCCGCGCCTCATTGACCTGGCCGAAGGGCACCCTGCTCGGCCTGCCCGGAGCGCCCAGCGATCTCGTGCCCGCCAAGGCCTACCTCACCGGTTCGTGGAACCTGTGCACCGCCACCCGGAAGGACTCCGCCGGGCGGCCCGCCGCGGTGACCATCGTGCTGGCCGGTGCGCAGCCGACCGGGGCGATCGCGCTGGGTGAGAGCGCGGTGCTGCTCGCCGGGCCGGACGGGACCCGCTACGTCCTGTGGTCCGGCCGTCGTTACCCCGTACGCGAGCCGCAGTACGTCCTGCCCGCGCTGGGCTTCTCCGTCCAACAGGGACTCCCTGTGGGCGACGCGTGGCTGGCCCCGATCCCGCTCGGGGCGGCGCTCGGCCCGATCGACGTCGTGGGTCTCGGCGAACCGGCCCCGAAGCTGGACGGCGTCAAGGTCGGGCAGATCGTCCGGGTGGGCGACCGCGCGTACCTGGCCCGGCGCGAGGGCCTGCAAGAGATCACACCCCTGCAGAGCGCGCTGATCCGCGGCGTACGCGGCGAGCCGGCCACGCTGGATCCCGGTCGCCTCGCCGGCGTCGAGATCATGCAGCCCATGGCGTTCGCCGGGACCGCGCCGCCCCGGGAGATCCCGAAGTTCGCCTCCCTCGGCGACGATGGCATCGTTTGTGCCAATATCTTGGGCGACGAGCTGTCTCTGACGACCGGCGGCAGCCTCCCGCCCCGGGCGGCCATGGTCGCGCCCCGGCGGGCGTCCGGCCGCGGCGGCATGCCCCTCGCCGACGCCGTCCTGATGGAACCCGGACACGCCGTCATGGTCCGATCGATGGCCAGCTCAGGGGCGACCGGCGGGCCGCTCATGTTGATCAGCGACCTCGGAGTGCGGCACGCGGTCCCGGATGATCAGACCGCCGTGGCCCTCGGGTACGCCGGAACCCCGGTCCTCCTGCCGTCGTCCCTATTGGACCGGTTGTCCGAAGGCATCGCGCTTGACCCACAAGCCGCCCGCCAGGCAGCGGTAACGGCAATGTCACCTGTGGACACTTCTCGGCCCCGGCCGTAGCCGATATCGTTTACGCCACACCACGGGGCGCAGCGGCGGACGCGCGTTCGGGGCTCACACTCCCCACCCAGGGGGAACGCCACGATGGGAGGCAGGCATGGCAGTACAGCTCAGTATCGAGGATCTAGCGCGGGCCACGACCCAGATCAACACGACGTACGACCACCTGAACACGATCCAGACCGCGCTGGTGAACAAGCTTCAGGCCCTGTACGGCGACGGCTGGAAGGGCACGGCGTCCACCAAGTTCAACCTCGTGTACAACGCGTACGACGCGGCCGTCGAGAAGATCTACGAATCGCTCCGGCTGCTGGGTGAACTCATCCAGAAGGGCAACCAGACTTACGACACGAGCGAGCTCGACCGCGAGAAGATGATCGACCTGCCGGATGTCGGCCTGATCGGGACCACGCTGGGCTGAGGGAGCTGACATGGGTTACGAAGACGTCATTCGCTATGAGTTCGACACCATCGACACCGGCGTCGCCGCCATGCGGCAGGCGTCCGAGGACGTGCTCGACGAGCTGAACCGGCTCAGGACGCAGCTGGCCGACATCCTCTCCCGCTGGGAGGGCGACGCCGACGCCACCTACGTCGATGTCAAGCAGGACTGGGACCAGGCGCAGCAGCTGCTGAACTACGCCCACAGCGAGATCGCCACCAGCGTGTCCAAGGTGAACACCAACATGCAGGACACCGAGCAGCAGGTGGTCAGCATCCTGCGTTCGCACACGCTCTGACGCGTCCCTGCCTTATCGATTCGACCGCCGCCGTGGGTACGCCCACGGCGGCTTCGTCGTCCTGATCGACCGCCCGCACAAACCGCGATGGCGTGATCTCCGGACGCCCACGTACGCATCCGCGCCACCGATACGTGGCCCCACTGCCGAAGATCACCAGGCGCGTCAGACGGTGCGGCCCAGAACCCGGGCCAGTGCCTGATCGAAGTCGTCGCCGAGCGGCTGGACGACGTCCCCGTCGCGTCGGAAGACGCCGCCGGCGGCGTCGACGATCAGCTCAGCCTTGCCCATGCGGGCCACGACCAGGGCCGGCCGACCGTCATGCTCGAACAACCGGACCGGTTCGGTCGCCGACGGTGACGTCGGCTCGAAGGCGAGGCCGATGGCGGTCATCCGCAACGCGGCGAACTCCCGCAAAACCATCCTGATCGGATCGGGCAGCGGCGTACCGGATGGGGCGCAACGGCTCCACCACCGGTCCACTGCGGACGCCGCGTCGCGGCCGGGTCGCCAGCCCGCGAGCCGCAGGAGCGCCAGCGTCTGCGGCGAGAACCGGTCGGCCGCGCGGCGTACGGCCCGATAGGCGTCGGCGACCGCCTCGGGGGGCAGCGCCGACCACACCGTCACCGCACCCGTGTCGCCGTCGATGATCGCCCGCACGTGGGCGTCGAGGATGATGCCGTCCTCGGGCCCGTACTCCGGGGTGTCCCGGCCGACGACGTAGCCGAGTTCGAACGGGTGCAACCAGATCTGCGACTCCGGGTGATAACCCCGCGCCCAATTCTGGGCGATGTCCCGGGCCTGCTCCTCGGTGACGTTCACACCGGCCTCCGCTCGTTCCACGCCAACGCCATCCGGCGGCGCAACCGCCGCAGCACGACGACCGCGATCACCACCACCGTCCCGATCGCGCAGGCCGCCGCCACGATCGGCCCCACGCCCACCGCCGGTCGCGTCTTGGCCTGCGGCGACGGCATCCGCTCGGGGGCTACTGGAGCCACCTCGGTCAGCGGCTCGCTCAAGGCTCGCACCGGGTTGACGATCCCGTCACCGTACGCCGAACCACGGCCCATGGCCGGATCGGCAGTGGCGGCCAACCGGGCGGCCACCTGCGCCCCGGACAGGTCCGGCCGGTGCGCCCGGACCAACGCGGCCACGCCCGCCACGACCGCCGACGCCAGATCCGACCCTCCGTTGTAGATGGTGTGCCCGCGAGCCGGCGTCGACGTCGTCATCTTCTCCCCCGGCGCGGCCAGGTCGACCATCGCGCCGGTGCGGGCCTGCGTACCGGCCACGCCGGTGGCGGCGATCGCGTTCACCCCGATCACCCCGTCGTACGCCGCCGGGAAGTAGCCGTCGTCGCCCTCCCCGGTGGCGGCCACCACCACGACGTCCCGGGCGATCGCCCGCCCGACAGCGGCCCGGACGGCCGGACTGTCGCCGGTCAGGGTGAACGCGACGACGATGACGCGGGCGCCGTTCGCCACCGCCCAATCGACGCCGGCCCCGACGATCGACGGGTCGACGTCGTCCTCGACCCGCTCCATGACGCGTACAGGCAGGATGTGAGCTTGGGGGGCCACTCCGGCGAACCCGACCGAGGCATCGCGCCGCGCGGCGATCAGTCCGGCGACGCCGGTCCCGTGGCCGGTGCAGTCGACGCGACCGTCACCGCCGTCGACGAAGTCGCGGCCGGGCAGCACCGCGGACGCGAGCTGCGGATGCCGCCGGTCCACCCCGGTGTCGAGCACGGCCACCCGCACCCCGGCGCCCTCGTTGGCCAGCGGCCAAGCCTGCTCCAGGTTCAGCCAATGCTGTGCCCACGGCAACGCGGGGACGGCCTGGACACCCTCGGCCCGCCCGCGGGAGCAGGGAGCGGCCGCCTGAGCCGGCTGACCGGGCAGCGCGAGGCCGGTGAGGCCCGCGAGGAGACCGGCGAGAAACGCGTGGTACGCACGACGCACCGCACGATCTTCCCACCGATCTGGACTGTCCACCATGGTCGGCGCATGTGGACGATCAAGTATCGCTTTCGAAACGTTTCCCGGTTACCGTTGGATGCATGGCGGCCGATCGGGAAATGGTGGAGGCCATGCGGTCGCGTGCCGAGACCCTGCGGTCGCAGGTGGAGCGCGCGACGGCCGGCTTCGACTCGGTCATGGCGCAGCTGCGGTCGGTCGAGGTGACCGCGGTCTCCGCCGACCGGCTCGTCACGGTCGTGGTCGGCGCCGACGGCAAGCTCCGGTCGTTGCGGCTGGACCCGGGCATCTATCACCAGCCTGATTCGGCCGAACTGGCGGCCACGATCGAGGAGACGATCCGCGTCGCCGGCGACGCCGCCCAACAGCGCATGGTCGAACTGTGTGAACCGCTGCTGCCACCCGAGCTCGTCGGCCAGAAGGACTTCACCGGCAGCCCGGAACAGCTCCTGGAATCCATCACCGGCGGGTTCGCCGACATCCTGCGGAAGGGCTGAAGCGATGGCTGATCTGACCGACATCCCCGATCCCGAGGGTGCCAAGAACGCCGCCCACCGGCTGAACTCCGCGCTGGGAAATCTGGACGACGTGGTGTCCGAGGCGTTGAACCTCGTCCAGACGATGGAGGCGCAATCGCCGCTGTTCGGCGACGACGAGGGCGGACGGAGGTTCCGGTCGAACTACACCACCTCGGCCACCCAGATCACCGAGTCCACCCGGACGCTGG
This genomic interval carries:
- the eccCa gene encoding type VII secretion protein EccCa, with protein sequence MRRPRRNAPPFPAGEIVLEPPSEIPEPEGGMGARMMMILPMMAGAVAMMLLFAGNSGGILRIITGGLLGVAMLGMVGTQFSRFAGSSKGEMTKLRRGYLFELAGVRRTVRSAIRTQRAAEYFRHPEPGLLWSLVDSSRLWERRAADPDFGQVRLGLGARDLATPLVPPPFVPVEKAEPVSAGALRRFLSTYRQVDQLPIVVALDGFASVHLHGDLEQARHVARAIVAQAAFFHAPDDLLIGACAGDKSRFLWEWVKWLPHAAHPENTDALGALRLVTTSLAALEAMLEETLSTRPRFNPAATEVSIDGPHVLVVVDGAETAGSDHLAADGGVEGATVVWIGGEPPRHPDRSTLVLKVGADGRLTATTHAGSQVLGYADDLPLVVSECLAHQLSPLRLARASSGEQAMTFTHDLTDLLDIPDPYALDPEVTWQPRPNRQRLRVPIGVGPEGERIELDLKESAQDGMGPHGLLIGATGSGKSELLRTMVLALAVTHPPEILNFVLVDFKGGATFTKLDLLPHTSAVITNLADELPLVDRMTDAINGELVRRQELLRRAGNYASLRDYERARLAGVPLEPVPSLLIVCDEFSELLSAKPDFIDMFVQIGRLGRSLGVHLLLASQRLEEGRLRGLDTHLSYRIGLRTFSPMESRAVLGVTDAYELPRAPGHGFLKFGVEAFIRFRAAYVSGVHRRTQAAAVPETAVTVAPFVSGYVAKPTATVETQSPDAEDDLEAVTGDTLLDIVTERLAGHGSPAHQVWLPPLSDSVPVDAVIGELATVPGLGLTTADPARRGTLEALAGVVDRPFEQRREALRFQLSGAAGHIVVIGAPQTGKSTLVRSVILGLALTHTPDQVQFYCVDFGGGGLSALADLPHVGSVATRREPDLLRRTVAELVALLADREQFFVEHRVDSVAAFRRRAAAGEFGDERCADVFLVVDGWLTLRNEFEDLEPKVHDLANRGLTYGIHVVAAANRWFDLRPSVRDLFGSRVELRLGDPSDSAIGRRAAANVPQDVPGRGITSDSYQFLSALPSISSAGPTVDQAVSLIRTAWSGGIAPRVRLLPERVEYAEVLAAAADRPEVPIGLGEADLRPVYLDLDADPHFLIFGETECGKSAFLRMLGRSIADRRTPDQARIIALDYRRSLLGTIPQSHLIGYATSADQGKQMLAEAYGSLRKRLPGADITPEQLRARDWWTGPELFVLVDDFDLVAGEKNPLVVLQELLPSAREVGLHVVIAKRGGSSGRSAFDQTLVRLKEVNTPGLVMSGDKNEGPILGNVRASQLPPGRAWLVTRKEGARLIQASWLDSPHGTS
- the eccD gene encoding type VII secretion integral membrane protein EccD — encoded protein: MVEQTGLARIIVIAPHRRVEMAVPEHVPLAGVLPAVLRHAGRTLAEDGVDHGGWVLRRVDGGRLDPARSLAAQEVFDGETLVLAPRNQHWPEPAFDDVAEAIAERAGRLGLVWSAGATVRAGWWAAAVVLAAGLILTAVTPASWQSGLAALAVAAVLLGAAVIDERLDPGASAARLTAPFAMLYAALGAVLVSAPSPDDLLRPWPLTAGLAGLLLAAAIGRALIRDDVFFTAGATFGACLGIVALLNATEMATVEGSAAVVGGLTAMTLMTVPRWAMAVGGVPTPPVPTLTGQAEAANPPADVLNEAVRRSDRLLTGLLGGACATLAACVLLLMAHPSPSGVALIGALGLICALRSRAFAAVRHRVPLLAVGLLSVVSLLWYAWSSIGGTAGATAAVVAAGLTFALAALAAGRRFSRRTPSPHLGRLGDWSAFLATAAVPILAALVLGLFGFMRGLGG
- the eccB gene encoding type VII secretion protein EccB, with translation MLSRRDLIQSRQYLHQRQIKAMVAHRPDPLDWAGRAAGGTIFAGIMLLAIALGATAVIGLIFPSGSKAWQSCESVIVEKESGAPYVCDLASRTLYPVANYASAALILGRSDSVKVARASLTWPKGTLLGLPGAPSDLVPAKAYLTGSWNLCTATRKDSAGRPAAVTIVLAGAQPTGAIALGESAVLLAGPDGTRYVLWSGRRYPVREPQYVLPALGFSVQQGLPVGDAWLAPIPLGAALGPIDVVGLGEPAPKLDGVKVGQIVRVGDRAYLARREGLQEITPLQSALIRGVRGEPATLDPGRLAGVEIMQPMAFAGTAPPREIPKFASLGDDGIVCANILGDELSLTTGGSLPPRAAMVAPRRASGRGGMPLADAVLMEPGHAVMVRSMASSGATGGPLMLISDLGVRHAVPDDQTAVALGYAGTPVLLPSSLLDRLSEGIALDPQAARQAAVTAMSPVDTSRPRP
- a CDS encoding WXG100 family type VII secretion target, with translation MAVQLSIEDLARATTQINTTYDHLNTIQTALVNKLQALYGDGWKGTASTKFNLVYNAYDAAVEKIYESLRLLGELIQKGNQTYDTSELDREKMIDLPDVGLIGTTLG
- a CDS encoding WXG100 family type VII secretion target is translated as MGYEDVIRYEFDTIDTGVAAMRQASEDVLDELNRLRTQLADILSRWEGDADATYVDVKQDWDQAQQLLNYAHSEIATSVSKVNTNMQDTEQQVVSILRSHTL
- a CDS encoding SUKH-3 domain-containing protein; this translates as MERAEAGVNVTEEQARDIAQNWARGYHPESQIWLHPFELGYVVGRDTPEYGPEDGIILDAHVRAIIDGDTGAVTVWSALPPEAVADAYRAVRRAADRFSPQTLALLRLAGWRPGRDAASAVDRWWSRCAPSGTPLPDPIRMVLREFAALRMTAIGLAFEPTSPSATEPVRLFEHDGRPALVVARMGKAELIVDAAGGVFRRDGDVVQPLGDDFDQALARVLGRTV
- a CDS encoding S8 family serine peptidase is translated as MRRAYHAFLAGLLAGLTGLALPGQPAQAAAPCSRGRAEGVQAVPALPWAQHWLNLEQAWPLANEGAGVRVAVLDTGVDRRHPQLASAVLPGRDFVDGGDGRVDCTGHGTGVAGLIAARRDASVGFAGVAPQAHILPVRVMERVEDDVDPSIVGAGVDWAVANGARVIVVAFTLTGDSPAVRAAVGRAIARDVVVVAATGEGDDGYFPAAYDGVIGVNAIAATGVAGTQARTGAMVDLAAPGEKMTTSTPARGHTIYNGGSDLASAVVAGVAALVRAHRPDLSGAQVAARLAATADPAMGRGSAYGDGIVNPVRALSEPLTEVAPVAPERMPSPQAKTRPAVGVGPIVAAACAIGTVVVIAVVVLRRLRRRMALAWNERRPV
- a CDS encoding YbaB/EbfC family nucleoid-associated protein is translated as MAADREMVEAMRSRAETLRSQVERATAGFDSVMAQLRSVEVTAVSADRLVTVVVGADGKLRSLRLDPGIYHQPDSAELAATIEETIRVAGDAAQQRMVELCEPLLPPELVGQKDFTGSPEQLLESITGGFADILRKG